Genomic window (Pseudomonas sp. L5B5):
CGCGCTGGCGCAGGCGTCGACGGGACAATGGCACCGGCAGCAGGCCGTCCGGGCGCGACAGGCCCTCGTCATACCGATAGTGCAGGAACTGGGCGAGAAGTTCGGCCATCAGCCGGCCAAAAGGCCATTCCTGATGGTGCTTGAAACGGCTGATCAGGCTGTCCACCGGGAACGCGTAGCGCCAGGGAGCGATGACGCGTTCGAAGGCTGGTGGCCGTTGCAGGCACTGGCCGCAGGCAGGACCGGCAACCGGCAGCGGCAGGGCGCAGACCGGGCATTGGATGTCGAGCCAGGGCAGTTCATCCAGGCAGGGCGTGCACAGCGCCATGGGCGCATCGCCGGGTTCATCGCAGAGCAAACAGGTTTGTTTGTTTTTTATCCAGATGTAAACCTGTGTTTTTTGTTCTGGTTGACAGTGCATGGTGGCTTCCTTAAATATGCCGAACATCCGTGTTGCGGCTGTGGACTTTCCCTGTACCGCACCGCCTGCAAAGCATAATCAAGGAACCGCCCATGAGCGCCAGCACCACCGCCACCTTGCGTCACGACTGGACTTTGGCTGAAGTCAAAGCCTTGTTCACCCAGCCGTTCAACGACCTGCTGTTCCAGGCGCAGACCGTGCACCGCGCGCATTTCGACGCCAACCGGGTCCAGGTTTCTACCCTGCTGTCGATCAAGACCGGCGCCTGCCCGGAAGATTGCAAATATTGTCCACAGTCCGGTCACTACAACACCGGCCTGGAAAAAGAGAAGCTCCTGGAAGTGCAGAAGGTCCTGGAGGAGGCCGCCCGGGCGAAGGCCATCGGCTCCACGCGCTTCTGCATGGGCGCCGCCTGGAAGCATCCGGCCGCCAAGGACATGCCCTATGTGCTGGAGATGGTCAAAGGGGTGAAGGCCATGGGCCTGGAAACCTGCATGACCCTGGGCAAGCTCGACCAGGAGCAGACCGAGGCCCTGGCCAAGGCCGGCCTGGACTACTACAACCACAACCTCGACACCTCGCCGGAGTTCTACGGCAACATCATCACTACCCGTACCTACAGCGAGCGCCTGCAGACCCTGGCCTATGTGCGCGATGCCGGGATGAAGATCTGTTCCGGCGGCATCCTGGGCATGGGCGAATCCCTGGACGACCGCGCCGGGCTGCTGATCCAGCTGGCCAACCTGCCGGAGCACCCGGAGTCGGTACCGATCAACATGCTGGTGAAGGTGGCGGGTACGCCGCTGGAAAATGCCGATGAGGTGGACCCGTTCGATTTCATCCGCATGCTGGCCGTGGCGCGGATTCTCATGCCGCAATCCCATGTACGGCTGTCGGCAGGCCGCGAGGCGATGAACGAGCAGATGCAGGCCCTGGCGTTCTTTGCCGGTGCCAACTCGATCTTCTATGGCGACAAGCTGCTGACCACCGCCAACCCGCAGGCCGACAAGGACATGCAGCTGTTCGCCCGCCTGGGCATCCAGCCCGAGGCGCGTGAAGAGCACGCCGACGAAGTGCACCAGGCGGCCATCGAGCAGGCGCTGGTCGAGCAGAAGAGCAGCGAGCAGTTCTACAACGCCGCCGTCTGATTCCGACCCGACACA
Coding sequences:
- a CDS encoding ComF family protein, whose translation is MHCQPEQKTQVYIWIKNKQTCLLCDEPGDAPMALCTPCLDELPWLDIQCPVCALPLPVAGPACGQCLQRPPAFERVIAPWRYAFPVDSLISRFKHHQEWPFGRLMAELLAQFLHYRYDEGLSRPDGLLPVPLSRRRLRQRGFNQAGMLAHWLGQQLKLPVESHLLQRIHDTPAQQGLDARARRRNLRGAFALAGDVPVAGRHLALVDDVLTTGATAQALARLLLDAGARQVDVYCLARTPSPEAPG
- the bioB gene encoding biotin synthase BioB, coding for MSASTTATLRHDWTLAEVKALFTQPFNDLLFQAQTVHRAHFDANRVQVSTLLSIKTGACPEDCKYCPQSGHYNTGLEKEKLLEVQKVLEEAARAKAIGSTRFCMGAAWKHPAAKDMPYVLEMVKGVKAMGLETCMTLGKLDQEQTEALAKAGLDYYNHNLDTSPEFYGNIITTRTYSERLQTLAYVRDAGMKICSGGILGMGESLDDRAGLLIQLANLPEHPESVPINMLVKVAGTPLENADEVDPFDFIRMLAVARILMPQSHVRLSAGREAMNEQMQALAFFAGANSIFYGDKLLTTANPQADKDMQLFARLGIQPEAREEHADEVHQAAIEQALVEQKSSEQFYNAAV